A stretch of Pangasianodon hypophthalmus isolate fPanHyp1 chromosome 9, fPanHyp1.pri, whole genome shotgun sequence DNA encodes these proteins:
- the LOC128318868 gene encoding uncharacterized protein K02A2.6-like produces MELDTGSAVSVMSQNEFERHFDNVKLKPSPVKLKTYTGEPILPIGVMPVTVEYNDQRSELDLYIVQTEGPALWGRDWLRKLRLDWESIKSLQVTVPDAWNTQKKLERVLDGAVTVFQPGMGTLKHIKGKITLKEDAVPKFHKARPVPYAIHQKVEIELDRLEAEGILSKVDWSPWATPVVPVSKKDGSVRLCGDFKVSVNPELHVEQYPLPRIEDIFATLSGGRHFSKIDLAEAYLQMEMEEDSKVLLTINTHKGLYRYNRLVFGIASAPALWQRAMDQVLQGCPGTQCYLDDIIVTGENDSRHLENLARVLRRLEDFGLRARRDKCEFFKSSITYCGHQIDANGLHKCPDKLRAIAEAPPPKDVSQLRSFLGFVNYYNRFLPNLATVLHPLNALLQAGKKWMWTKQCMEAFREAKRLVMSDTVLTHFDPHKPLKVACDASPYGIGAVLSHVMSDGTERPIAFASRSLSAAEKNYAQIDREALSLVWRVKRFNQYLYGNEFTLVTDHQPLVSIFSPQKGVPLTAAARMQRWALFLGGHRYRIEFKRTHRHANADGLSRLPLDLTSTEPVKESISLDVFTLAQLEGSPVTAEMVQRETRRDPTLSQVYAATQNGWNAEAKSRFAQYYQRRDELALDGGCIIWGLRVVIPAKLRNRVLEELHVGHLGVVKMKSLARSFVWWPGIDQQIEQLAMHCSGCQHVQKMPKAAPLHPWEWPALPWQRIHVDFAGPFMGM; encoded by the coding sequence ATGGAGTTGGACACAGGCTCCGCTGTATCCGTGATGTCACAGAATGAGTTTGAGAGACATTTTGACAATGTTAAGCTAAAGCCATCACCTGTTAAACTAAAAACATACACCGGTGAGCCTATACTTCCCATTGGGGTAATGCCTGTTACTGTTGAGTACAATGATCAGCGGAGTGAATTGGATCTGTACATAGTACAGACAGAGGGGCCAGCACTTTGGGGACGTGACTGGTTGCGAAAGTTAAGGTTGGACTGGGAATCCATTAAAAGTCTGCAAGTCACAGTTCCTGATGCATGGAATACTCAAAAGAAACTGGAAAGAGTGCTGGATGGTGCTGTAACAGTGTTTCAACCAGGCATGGGAACCTTAAAGCATATCAAGGGAAAAATAACACTGAAGGAGGACGCAGTTCCCAAGTTTCATAAAGCACGTCCTGTTCCTTATGCTATTCACCAGAAAGTCGAAATTGAGCTGGATCGATTGGAAGCTGAAGGAATACTATCCAAGGTTGACTGGAGTCCCTGGGCAACTCCAGTTGTTCCTGTATCCAAGAAGGACGGAAGTGTAAGACTTTGTGGAGATTTCAAGGTGTCTGTCAACCCTGAACTGCATGTAGAACAATATCCACTACCAAGAATAGAGGATATCTTTGCCACACTTTCTGGTGGTAGACACTTCAGCAAAATCGACCTGGCGGAAGCATATTTACAGATGGAAATGGAGGAAGACTCAAAAGTGCTTCTGACTATTAACACCCATAAGGGATTGTATCGCTATAACAGGCTGGTTTTTGGCATTGCCTCAGCGCCCGCTTTATGGCAGAGGGCTATGGATCAAGTGCTTCAAGGCTGCCCTGGTACTCAATGTTACCTCGACGACATCATCGTTACAGGTGAAAATGACAGTAGACATTTGGAGAACTTGGCACGTGTGTTAAGGAGACTGGAAGATTTTGGGCTACGAGCAAGACGTGACAAATGTGAGTTCTTTAAGAGCAGCATCACATACTGTGGACATCAAATCGATGCAAATGGCCTACATAAGTGTCCTGACAAGTTGAGAGCCATAGCAGAGGCTCCACCACCCAAAGATGTCTCACAGTTGAGGTCATTCCTGGGATTTGTCAATTACTACAACAGGTTTTTGCCAAATCTAGCCACTGTTCTCCATCCCCTTAATGCCCTGTTGCAAGCAGGAAAGAAATGGATGTGGACAAAGCAGTGTATGGAAGCTTTTCGGGAAGCAAAGCGACTGGTGATGTCAGACACAGTATTGACTCATTTTGACCCCCATAAACCATTGAAAGTGGCATGTGACGCCTCACCGTATGGCATCGGTGCAGTGTTGTCCCATGTGATGAGTGATGGGACCGAACGACCTATAGCCTTCGCTTCACGTTCTCTCAGCGCTGCGGAGAAGAACTATGCTCAGATTGATAGGGAGGCGCTGAGCTTGGTCTGGAGGGTTAAACGATTCAATCAGTATCTGTATGGGAACGAGTTTACCTTGGTCACTGACCATCAGCCTCTGGTTTCAATATTCAGTCCACAGAAGGGAGTTCCACTGACAGCTGCAGCACGGATGCAGAGGTGGGCTTTGTTCCTAGGAGGACACAGATACCGGATTGAATTCAAAAGAACGCATAGACATGCAAATGCAGATGGACTTTCACGCCTGCCATTAGACCTTACTAGCACAGAGCCAGTGAAAGAAAGCATATCTTTGGATGTTTTTACACTTGCGCAATTGGAGGGCTCCCCTGTTACGGCTGAAATGGTTCAGAGAGAAACCAGGAGGGATCCCACATTGTCTCAGGTATACGCAGCTACACAAAATGGCTGGAACGCAGAAGCAAAGAGCCGGTTCGCACAGTACTATCAGCGCCGCGACGAACTGGCTTTGGATGGAGGTTGCATCATATGGGGTTTAAGAGTCGTCATACCTGCTAAGTTGCGAAATCGAGTCTTGGAGGAGCTTCATGTCGGACACTTAGGAGTAGTCAAGATGAAGTCACTTGCAAGAAGCTTTGTATGGTGGCCAGGAATAGATCAGCAGATCGAGCAGCTTGCCATGCATTGCTCAGGATGTCAGCATGTTCAAAAGATGCCAAAAGCAGCCCCATTACACCCTTGGGAATGGCCCGCTTTGCCGTGGCAAAGGATACATGTTGATTTTGCGGGACCCTTCATGGGCATGTAG
- the LOC117598105 gene encoding uncharacterized protein LOC117598105 isoform X1, whose product MHILLNIPKDGNSPIRNAHFKQEISTHSSRQYQGIMTSVFSICIVLGSMCVCLLSAESEITVSGQVGSTAVLPCELQRVGTETPYIRWRIKSEDVFERSGEESYQAEGYEGRVDVPEEELRKGNCSLVLRNLSLTDAGVYTSYQIVRHTERSAIPKTEEISRVNLSVYEKPPEKRTEIPTDDAGMKCPHPPIMVLSLISCLLLQFFFA is encoded by the exons ATGCATATTCTACTGAATATTCCTAAAGATGGCAATTCTCCAATTAGAAACGCTCATTTTAAACAG GAAATttccacacactcctccagACAGTATCAGGGCATCATGACCTCCGTTTTTTCCATTTGCATCGTATTGggctccatgtgtgtgt GCCTCCTCTCTGCAGAATCTGAGATCACTGTATCTGGCCAAGTGGGGTCTACAGCTGTCCTGCCGTGTGAACTGCAGCGTGTAGGCACTGAAACACCGTATATTAGGTGGCGCATCAAATCTGAGGATGTGTTTGAGCGATCGGGAGAGGAGAGCTATCAGGCTGAGGGATATGAGGGCCGTGTGGACGTCCCTGAGGAAGAGCTGCGTAAGGGGAACTGTTCCTTAGTGTTGCGCAATCTGTCACTTACTGATGCAGGTGTCTACACGAGCTACCAGATAGTGAGACACACCGAGAGATCTGCCATTCCAAAAACAGAAGAGATTAGCCGTGTTAATCTCTCAGTCTATG aAAAACCTCCTGAAAAGAGAACTGAAATTCCCACAG aTGATGCAGGAATGAAGTGTCCTCACCCACCGATCATGGTCTTGTCCCTCATATCATGTTTACTCCTCCAGTTCTTCTTTGCATAA